The Rosa rugosa chromosome 3, drRosRugo1.1, whole genome shotgun sequence sequence CGTAGTTCGTATGCTCTTTGGAAATAAGTTGCCCAGGTTTCTTGGGCTCGCCTGGAAAACAACAGGGATTCCTCTTCCAATGTGattggaagtgatgatgatgtgAACAATTGGACCAACTGAAACTGAAGAATGAATCTACCTATTGGTGGTGCTGCAAAGCAAACAATCCAAAATCCTAAACCAGATATGGTGGGAAGCCCTTTTGCTTATCCCTAACCAGAGCCTGGTCGAGGCCACAGTCACCGTTGTGGACCTCGATGACGGTGTGTTGTCGCGGTTCTCGAGGCTGAGGAGGATGTTGAGGTTGTGGAGGCCAACGTTAGCATGGATAGTGACGACGGAGAAGTCGAGCACGCAAGGGAGAGGCCGACATTGGCGGTGGTCATGGTCTTACCGACACTTGGAATGACATGATAGTACTTCAGGCCTTGGCATTATTGGCAACACGTCGGTGGTTgcacagagagagtgagagagagagtgtgtgtgtgtaattgaGCTGAGCCCAAAGgtgtcatttaataattgagCTGAGCCCAAAGGTGTCATTTTCTCCCTAAATGGAGTGATTGAGAATTTGAATTTGTTGGTGGAGTGATGGGAAGTGTGTAAAAATTGGGCTATGGGGCAATGCCCTTATTAAAAAATACTAAATAAAAAAGGGGACCGATCAATAACCACTTAAATTATAGTTAACATTATACTTTGGTTCTAGACCATATGATCCTGATTAAACAAAATTTGTTATTTGTCTTTTAAATAATAGTAGAACAAAACACACTCGATAGGTGTgaataataaattaaataaatatagaAAAACTTTTTTCAAAGTAAGTGGGAAGTTACTACATATAGTAGAAAGTGTTGTTATGGGTGAAATGCACATATAGTGGGTAAGTGGGAAGTTACCTGCAGATGAGTGAAATATTGTTTTCTtatctttttcaattttgattttgttatctATCTTCTTATCCCTTAATTATTAAATATAAtttcaaattaatatatatatatatatatatatatatatacagatcctatccagagcggagctctgctttgaaattaacgtgtgaagttcgagtttttggtcacttttcggttgcatatccacatctcgaccgttcagtttttaggtactagtgtatagattctctctgcaaattttcagccaaattgatgatcgttaaggtatctaaatcgcttaaaccaatggacggactgaatctgtcaacctgaaccgtactagctttaaggcaattatcaatgccttaacgattatcattttggctgaaaatttgcagagacgatctatacactagtacctaaaaactgaacggtcgagatgtggatatgcgaccgaaaagtgacccaaaactcgaacttcacacataaattttcaaagcggagctccgctctggataggatctgtatatatatatatatatatatatatatatagggttaaatattgtttactccctgaacttttacccaaaaaacacttcagtccttgTCATTCTAATTTTACACGTTTACTCCTTGTACTCTTAATTTTGGatcaataggtccattccgttactctccgtccaaaatttcCGTTAAGTCCATGACGTGGCAATCCTTCTGcgtcaaaatgtctattttacccttttttttttctttttctttttctattcatctcttttttttctctgcTCGACGAGAATGAACTCCTTTCACTCTCTGCTGCAATACCCATGAGATCGCCACCGACACCTCCAAGGCCAAACCAGACCCATCGTACGGCTTGGGATCTTCCTCATCTCTCATAGCTTCTTCTTCAGGTTACTCCCACTCCTTCTTCTCTCAGATGAGACGATCTGGGTTTCGAGGCAGAGGGAGAGATCCAGGTCGGGGAAGGAGGCGAAGCAGGTCGATGCCGAATCGACTCAATCGTTGACGATGGGACGATCTGGGTTTTGAGGCGGAGGGAGAGATTGAGATCGGGGACGGAGGCGAAGCAAGTTAGGTTCAGGTTGAGGTCGTGCGTCCCAAAGCATGAGGGAGGTGCGGCGGTGCAATTCTGGGTTTGCATTGGCTCGGCGGTGCAGTTCAATTTAGGAAGACTCTGAACCCGAATTTGTGGTGATTCGGACTTAGGGTTTTTGATCTGTATTGGCTTTCGATGAACTGAGCAAGATGTGTAATGGGTTTGCCaacaatgaaaagaagaaaatcaagaaacccaaaaaattgaaatcttgaaattgaagaactgaagaagaagctcaGAATGGCAGACCAAATGTGCTTCGACTGCCTCCAGCGCTGGATTGAGTCGGAGTTCTCCGGCAAACTCGTCTTCATCCACAGACTTTCTGATTCCGCTTTTTCGTTTAGCTCAAACGTCGTCGTTCAGGTCCAAGTTCAATTCTTTAtccctctctctcatccccGTGCATTAAGTACCGGCAAAAGTTCAATGctttttgatttgttgagaaaGTTGAATACTCAAATTACTTGATTTTTTGCAGTTGTCTAGTTCAAATGGAGAAGCTGCTTCATCTCCTCAATTCTTGCTCAAGTATCTACCCAGTCATCACCATGATTGCTTGACCAAATTTGTGTTATGATTTGGCTCAATTTGATTCTGGAAATGAATTAGCTTTTCATTTGTGTGTGGTAGAATAGCTCTAGTGTTTGATTAACTAAATTGCAACTCAAATATGAGATTGTTGATTTCAATTGCTGATTGGTTTTCAGAAATTGTTGTTCTTGTGGTGTAGTTTGTTGTATTTTCAATTAACATTGCCAAATTGGTGTGAGGAGAGGGGTTCGTCAGAAGAAGTGAAAAAGATTGaggaggtgaagaagaagaagagagagctggaagaagaagaagaagaagatatgaaaaaaaaaaattaagggcaGAATAGACATTTTACCACGACTTAACGGAATTTTTAGACGGAtagtaacggaatggacctattggtccaaaattgagagtacaaggagtaaacgtgtgaaattagaaggacaaggactgaagtattttttggctaaaagttcagggagtgtacatacctccaataatatggagtatttactacgtcaccaagcataagtaacacccactttgggacatccacaagacatggcaaggcccaaccgagacatacatcgtgtagccctatgttcaggctacgcggcggtatccggaagtcgcaaatccgccaccgggaagccaccttcccgcccttgccaacatgtctccataacatagctttctgcatgttaaatagactagaatagtgtggtttcttgtcccacatcgaagaacaagtaaaggagaagcattccttcatctataaaaggaatgcctcctcccacaactcaacacattcatccatcccattacatactttgtaatcttgttaggccgcaaggctcgacacactagtataagctttcaagtggacgtagtctcccgctcatgcggaggcgaaccactatacatcttgtgtcaaatctctctctctctgtctctctttctttatttatagctaactagagatccccacggatcacttaacgttaacattggcgccgtctgtgggaagccgacacacagaggcttcgtcacttaccattgagttaagTCATATTAACCAAGATTTCTTTCATTGAGTTATATAATTGAAATTCTTAGCGGTAACTTGTGCCATCGGGGCCGGTCAACGGCCAACAtggctggtcaacgccggtcaacacgtggtcaacgcccatggagtggtcaaaacttgcagaaactgatcaaaacaccaacatatgggtcggtcaacgcccggcggattCAGTCAGCGCCCAGCGGGCTGGTCACGCCAACTCAAGAAAGTCAACGATgcactattcaaaaaaaaaagtgggcgGCACAaactctctggacacccagaacacttctctgggcacccctcCAATTCACGTTTCCCGCCGGTTCCTACCAACTGCAGCTCCGTCCACCTTCGACCGAGCTCGTGGTCTCCGCCAAGCTCCATCAGCGGCGACTTCCTCCATCAACGTTGCCCAAGAACTCCTCCGCCCGGTGCTCCACCGCTCCGCCGGGGATTCTTCGCTGCACTTCTTCCGCCGAACTCCAGCATCCGCTGGACACCAAGACCATCTTCGCCCCTCTCCGTCCCAAGGCCTCCGCTAGCCAACTGCGATCTTCCGCCGGAGTGAGATCCTCCGCCGGACTTCTGCAGCACCGCTAAACACTAAGCTCCGCCGAACTCCCCCGCTGGGAATCACCGGCGGCACACCACCGCCCAACTCACCGGCAACCTTCCTCCGCTGGGCGCACTCCCAGCCagccagcggctccgctccgccggaAGCTATCTCAGGCAGCAGGTGTCGATCAAAGATTGATCCGCCAGGCACAGTTGCGTCGAGCGCTCTAGCCACTCATCAACCTATCTCCGCTAGGAGACCTCCTCTGAGCACGCAGCCTTCGCCGAACTCAAAACCACCGCCGGACCGCCAGCCCAGTCCAGCGCCGGCATGCCAGCGCCCGCTGCACTCCAAACACCGCCGATCTCGGAGCCTCCACAGAGCTCCAGGTCTGCCGAACTTCATCTGCGGGAAACAAGCTCCGCCGGCCACGTTTGGCTGAGCCACTCCACCAAACAACTCGTCCGCCGAGCTTCGTCAGCAACTCCTAAGCTTCATCAACGGCAGCAAGGCTAGCCACCGCCGGACTCCAGTACGGCACCTTTCCCGCTCATCGCAGTCGGCGGAAAGGGCTGGGCTCATTCAGCCTGGGCTGCTGCCAGTGGCACCGCCACACTGGGTCAGCGGCAACACCGAATTTGCAGCACATCCGCTGAGCTTTCATCCCCACGTTCACTTTGAATAGTGGCTAGCACACCTGATCCCTTCGCTGAGCTTGAAGCAGGCCCAACCAACAAGATAATTGTGTATTGGCTGCATGTGCCTTGTTATCAACTTATGGACACCTGTGCATGTGCTCCGACTCAACCGCTAGCATTACTTGCTTATTTGTACATTATCggaatactttatccgccaAGCAATGGATCGTCATGCTCGGCCACCCTCGCCAGCCTCCAAATTGGcacaagataagtcactattTCTTATCTTTTCCGCTCTTACAATTAGAGCTACTACCATACCAatgccatgcttttactacttttaagcatgttattagcaactttcctacaagtacatgctacacacatacacgcttaaattcactttcatgtgacattcatctagaaccTTGCACCGCTAGTCTCCCATGTGTACTAGCATGacttatagctcaattaaacatgctcggataaatgcttgcgaaacggttacgactcgcttgggtatcaaagcatggccgcgactcgcTTGGGCAACGTATGCTCGCATAGcgcctacacccaacttgctcgaacacctaactcgctccacttatccaacatgctttagttacgctctcggttcacaatgcttcatacatgtggtctagcctccgggcactaCATTTTTTCACATTCTCTTAtctatggtctagcctccgggctccacgagtacatggtctacgacctaccgccatgcGGCAGGGCGACGCCCCATTATCTCATGCACTTAcgaatttttgtcttttgtgatacaggatagcgagtcccttcttgcttgcggagctcggggacttgtaggggctgtGCGCCCCTCGGattttacttatgcttgatgacttcatgatttgaactccccaaccaagaagttcctcttactcggggacttcggggacttgtacatacctccaataatatggagtatttactacgtcaccaagcataagtaacacccactttgggacatccacaagacatggcaaggcccaaccgagacatacatcgtgtagccctatgttcaggctacgcggcggtatccggaagtcgcaaatccgccaccgggaagccaccttcccgcccttgccaacatgtctccataacatagctttctgcatgttaaatagactagaatagtgtggtttcttgtcccacatcgaagaacaagtaaaggagaagcattccttcatctataaaaggaatgcctcctcccacaactcaacacattcatccatcccattacatactttgtaatcttgttaggccgcaaggctcgacacactagtataagctttcaagtggacgtagtctcccgctcatgcggaggcgaaccactattcatcttgtgtcaaatctctctctctctgtctctctttctttatttatagctaactagagatccccacggatcacttAACGTTAACAGGGAGTAAacaatatatatgtgtgtgtgtgtgtgtgtgtgatgtaAGGATCTATATGTAATTTCACATGCAGTTTCGCTAACAAAacatcttctcttaataatagtatagatattcCATTATATACCTTATCAAATAAGGCTCCtaaccatttacccaatttgggCCAAataaatgcccacttactccactaaaagatTTGTGTTCCCACTTACgcaatttaaatgtaaaaagacaagtttgctctttaaataattaaaaagtcattgaAGACCTCGCCGAACTCCTGTCACCGGCTGCCGGAATCCTATCACAAGTCGccagagacttttattaccccccaataaatttttataaagtttattgggggaaataaaatgtttattgggtattattgggggcaataaaataggACGCCGGACTCCGGTTGCCGGAAGTTCGCAAAGAGGTCACCGGAGACTTTTATTGgtgcccccaataaaaatttattagggggcaataaagtttattgggaggcaataaaaagtttattgggtattattggggataattaaaagtttattggggggcaataaaacagAACACCGGCCgcccaataaaaagtttattagggggcaataaagtttattgtgaggcaataaaaagtttattgggtattattgggggtaataaaaagtttattggggggcaataaaacaggacaccggtcgccggattccgactGTCGGTGATCGGATttcggcggccggtgaccggagtccggagtccggtgaagtctctctctctctctctctaagtgacaaagggagagagggcaaaattgtcccaaaaataaacaaaaattaataaaaaaataacttaattgggaattagggcaaaaaatatgtaatttgttgggtaagtgggcaattttataagatgtttgggtaaatggggttagtgtagctcaaatttgggtaagtGGACATTTTCCCTATCAAATATCTATCATTAATTTCTTTCTCATTCTccttcaaattcatttattgtagataggggtcatcatttggccatAAGTTCATAGGACCAAAGCCCAACCTGGCCCTTGCATTAAGACGGGCCAgcccgaccctttctcaaatagaaTAGGATATGGGTCATGCAAGTGAAGCCAGGGTGGGCCCGTTAGGGCCAAACCCGGCCCGACCTTTTAAGCCCGCTCAATGCCCTAATAATTTtccattttttctatttttaaatatgtttctctttacTTATCCCTTTCTTTGTGAACCTAGacttagggctgggcacgggccgggctGGGCCGAAATTGTGGTAATCCCGATCccaggcctgaaattgaagttcgGTACGGGCCGGTACGGTTTAGCACATTTTGAGAATTGATCCCGACAAGCCCGAACCGGATCGGTAACGGGCCGGGACAGGACCTAATCCGGGATAGAAccggaaaaaaataaataaataaagatctCTCTGTTTGCTCAGATGCACTTTGTTGATCTCCGTTTGCTTCAATGAAATCTAATTCAAAGGAAATAAAGAGATCAACATGTAGATTAGATCACTAATATACAAACTCTCAATCTTCGAAGCCCTAgaatctctccctctctctctgtctctgaaACGCTGTCATTTCAGCCATGGCGGAGTGCAGCAAGGTCGCGCCGACGCCGCTGCTGAAGGATGAGTTGGACATAGGGATCCCGACGATCCGAAACCTCGACGGGATTGAACTTATAATGGACCGAGGAGGCCGGGCAGGTGAGATGGTAGATCTGGTCGACTTCGAGAAGGAGAGGAagacaaaagaaagaagagagagttcGGATCTACACCTATCAAAGAGATTAGGAAGTTAAATCATAAAACCAGAGATGATGGCAGCAATTTCTTCCAAATTGAGAGCTAAATAACATGCATGGGAGATGAGAGATAGAGATCATGGTGCAAGATTCATGGCGATGAGAGACGGGTGAGACAAGCAGTGGTTAGATTGTGAGGGATTATGTACAGAAAgtcagaaagaaagagatagagagatggTGTAGAAGGAAAGGGAAGGGAAGATAAGAATATAAAATGGTAGTGTACATGTTACACTTCCCAGAACATTATGGTCTGAGTCAAAAGCTATCCAATTAAGTCAGCCCATGTTTCAAAAACATAGAATAATTATACTTCGGTACGGTTTGGGATAAGCACAGGATGAagaagagtttttctattggaacctccaaatttactcacttgacctcaatgttttttacacctcctatcaaattttcaaatactaaatttactcattaaacctcactaaagttcctcaaataaccttactcatataatttacaaacaaactaagatctttataataaaaaacttagtcatttcaatgatttaattactctatacaTCTTAATTACATCTCCTTTCCTTAATCAGAgaacataaatctcttatccaataaaaaaaaaatcaaacacaaggtattgagtttttaaaattaataaaaataaaataacatgaactattatgtgattttttttatttactttttcttttttagctgtgcaaaaaaaaaaaacagattaattatttttacttaatgtttctctattttctgtacctcatgattaattatttaaatatttttttatttatttttatttgctagctctattttgttttttttctttttgcaaatataatggatagatttagatttaggtcataaatattattttgttctccctgaccaatatgcgttcaatatgcatatcatacatttttatcttaatcatagttttatttcttattaaatatatatgaatgctttaatgagtatgtagtgaaattggaaaatgaaaatagatagggaaaataataaagaatgcaatctaatattattgaataaaaaaatctagagaaaataaatataacaatttttttggaataattattgtccttaatagtcattttatagtaggttatatatgtcatttaataattcataatagagtgaggtcaagtgagcagatttagaggtcccaatagaaactcttgATGAAGAATTGGATACCGATCCCGTACCGTAGCAAACGGTTCAGTTCGAGACAGTACCCGAAcaatgaaaaaatgaaaaacaagaTCGTACCGTACCGGCTTAATTCGGGACGGAACCGGACCTACAATTAAAATATTAATgcaaagagtttttttttttataagattaATGCAAAGAGTTTTAATCATGGAATACATAACATTACTTTTTTGTTAAGGAACCCAAAAAAAGGTTATTTTGTTTAGCCCAAATAAAGAGTTTTAACCTTTTGTAATAAATAAAATCATTACTTTTTATTTCAGTGGCAATTTCTGTAATTTTTAGGGAAAAAAAGGTTGTATTATTTATCCTACATGGCCATTTTGAGtgtaaattgaaaagaaataatgGATGAGTTTTACctaatatctatactattattaagagaagaggctttgttggccaaaacaaaaaaaaatataccatAATGACCCTGGattattaaaaaactttaacactcataaaacaaataggggtaaaatagtcaatttataaaataaatagaaaaaaaaatgtaaaagtgGGAAGTAGATAAAGTACGtacgtgaaaaaaaaaaccacaaactTCCACAAAAAACTACCAATTCCTGTAAAAAAAACTACCCACtctgttttaaaaaaaatatatcaatttTCACACATATTGTGTGTGGGACCTGTCTAGTTTCTTATTAAAATTGGGTGTATAATGAATATTTGACCAAGCTATTAAAGTGCTAGACAAACTGCATTTTTTCAACTTACATTAACCAGTGTCTCGTGCTTTACCATTGGCAGGTTTGAGTCGAAGTTTATTCATGGGATTGTTGACGAGATTTTGAAACGAGTACATCTTACCTATTTGCATGTGGCGGATTATCCGGTAGGAATAGAGTCTCGTATACGTGATATGGATAGGCTTGTAGGTGTTGGCGGGGATGATATTCGTATGGTCGGGATATGGGGGCCTGGTGGAATAGGTAAAACAACAATTGCCAAAGCTGTTTATAATTCAATTATTCACAAGTTCGAATGTAGCTGCTTCCTGGAAAATATTAGAGAAAGATCAGCGCAATATGGAGGCCTCGTGAAACTACAAAGATTTTTTCTTTCCCACATCCTAAagggaaaagaaataaaattagCCACTTGCAATGAAGGAATGACAGTTATAAAGGAAAGATTAAGCCACAAAAGGGTTCTGTtagttcttgatgatgtgaatgACTTGGAACAGTTAAGAATATTAGCTGGAGGATCTCAGTGGTTTGGTTTGGGAAGCAGGGTTATTATTACAACAAGAGATAAGCATTTATTAATTGCTCATCAGGTCAATCTAATATACAAGATCAAAAAATTGGATCATCATGAAGCTTTTGAGCTCTTCAGTTACAATTGCTTCCCAAAAAAGGAACTTTCAAATGAGTCTGCGAAACTGGCAATTGATGCAGTACAGTACGCCCAGGGCCTTCCATTAGCTCTTGTAGCTTTAGGCTCAGTTCTTTGTGGTAGATCTATAGAGGAGTGGAAAGAAGCGAGAGATGGTAATTGGCAATTTGGTATCACAGGTCTGTATGACACTCTTAAAATAAGTATTGATGCATTGGAACATCAGGTTAGAGAAGTTTTCCTTGACATCGCATGTTTCTTTAGAGGTCAAAATAACAATCATGTGATACAGTTACTAAAAGGGGGTGGCATCAATCCTAACATCAGTCTTAGTATCCTCCAAGAAAAGGCGGTGATAAGTATTAATGAAGAAAACCATATCTGGATGCACAACTTGGTGGAGGTAATGGGAAAAAGAATAGTTCACATTGAGTCCCCAAATGAACCCTGCAAACGCAGTAGATTGTGGTCTTCTGATGATGTTTACGATGTATTAACTAAAGGCAAAGTAAGTAGAACATACACATGCAATTACAGATTTATTTAAAAGAGAACTTGCTTTACTAACACTAATGCTTTTTCATATTAGGGAACAAACAAAGTCAAAGGTATCATGGTAAAGTTGCCTGAACCAGATGAGATAGTATTGAGTGCTGCAAGCTTTTCACGGATGAAAAATCTTAAATACTTCATAAACTGTAATGCATCTTTTTCGGGATACATTGATTATCTCCCTGATGAGTTGAGGCTAATTGATTGGCCTGCATTTCCTTTCGAATCTTTACCAATCAATTTTATTCCGAGGAAGCTTGTTAAACTCAGTATGCCTCGCAGCTGCATGTCACAACTGGGGGAGAGATTCAAGGTATATTGAACTATTGAACTATTTTCAGCAGTTAAATTTTTTTCACTTGAGGTTATATATATTCCTACTATGTCTTaatctgtttcttttttcctcTAATGTATACAGCACTCCAAAACTCTGAAATATATAAATCTGGAAAGCTGCCCATTCTTGACAGAAATCCCGAACTTGTCTGGATTTCCAAATTTAAGGCACTTGAATTTGAGCAACTGTACCGCTTTAGTTGAGCTTGATGATTCTATTGGATTCCTTAATAAGCTTGTGTCTTTAAGTCTTTCAGGATGCCGTAATATTACTAAGTTTCCAAGAAGAATCGCCTTGAAATCTGCAAAACATATTACTCTTAGAGGTTGCAGAATGCTTGAGTCTTTCCCCGCAATTGTAAAAAGGATGGAGTGCTTGACAAGCTTAGATCTATCCGGCACTGCCATCAAAGAATTGCCTTCACAAATTGCATCTCTGATTAGCCTTGAAGAGTTAACTATAAGAGAATGTGACAACCTTACTACTCTTCCATGCAGCATATATGATTTGCAGAATTTGGGGTCTCTTGATCTCCAAGGCTGCTCAAAAATTGTTACGTTTCCAAAATGATGTGCAGAATCAGTCCCAACATACTTGAACATATCACATGACTTGACTTATCTAAATCTACGTGGC is a genomic window containing:
- the LOC133736033 gene encoding disease resistance protein RPV1-like, whose amino-acid sequence is MKPNSMVTQFGTPSSSSFTHKHSWTYDVFLSFRGQDTRRNFTDHLYSALSQQGILTFDNVEVPKGEVNGPAIFRAIEESRISIIILSHNYATSRWCLEELVKILGCRNSKQLQQVLPVFYKVSPSDVRNLRGRFGEALAAHEIEFKDKIYEWRAALVEVANLSGWHFLEDGFESKFIHGIVDEILKRVHLTYLHVADYPVGIESRIRDMDRLVGVGGDDIRMVGIWGPGGIGKTTIAKAVYNSIIHKFECSCFLENIRERSAQYGGLVKLQRFFLSHILKGKEIKLATCNEGMTVIKERLSHKRVLLVLDDVNDLEQLRILAGGSQWFGLGSRVIITTRDKHLLIAHQVNLIYKIKKLDHHEAFELFSYNCFPKKELSNESAKLAIDAVQYAQGLPLALVALGSVLCGRSIEEWKEARDGNWQFGITGLYDTLKISIDALEHQVREVFLDIACFFRGQNNNHVIQLLKGGGINPNISLSILQEKAVISINEENHIWMHNLVEVMGKRIVHIESPNEPCKRSRLWSSDDVYDVLTKGKGTNKVKGIMVKLPEPDEIVLSAASFSRMKNLKYFINCNASFSGYIDYLPDELRLIDWPAFPFESLPINFIPRKLVKLSMPRSCMSQLGERFKHSKTLKYINLESCPFLTEIPNLSGFPNLRHLNLSNCTALVELDDSIGFLNKLVSLSLSGCRNITKFPRRIALKSAKHITLRGCRMLESFPAIVKRMECLTSLDLSGTAIKELPSQIASLISLEELTIRECDNLTTLPCSIYDLQNLGSLDLQGCSKIVTFPK